The genomic interval CAGTGCTCTTTATTCTAAGAATTAAAgtaaattattgttattaaaaaaagaaatagtggtCTTTATCCTCATAAAACTTGTTTGAATATTCATGTGGCAATAGTACTGTTTCTGTGCTTTCATTGTCTGAGATGACACAATCACATTATCTTTCTTTGAAGAATGTTATGCTTCTCATACTTTaaattctccccacccccagtggctTCTGGGGAACTATCTAATGACTCAGAGGCCACTCTAATTCCtcattgacttttctttttttaaaaaaattattatttattctttgaaaatttcattttttcacTGACAAAACTTTTCAGAGATGCTCTAAGTCTTCTGACTTACCATGTGATTTGAAGGGTTCTTCTGTAGTATTATTGATAAACTTCCTGATAGGCTAAACTGGAAGCAAAGACCACATTTGTTATTGCCCAGTAACTATATCTATACATAAATTTAAGATAATTTTAGAATGTTATAACATGAGTGATATTATCTTAGTTCCTTAGTGGGACTACTAAGAAAAACAACCCAAGAAGTAATTcaagatttatatttataaagataaaagcTATGAAGGTTCTAGACACTAATGTTACAATTGTAGTAGGAATGGAATCCAGGGGCACCTTGAAATGACTTTAGCATCTCACTTGCATAACTCACTTGCATCAAACAGATTTTGTCTTCCATTAATGTTCCCCGTGTTTCTTATCATGGCTGAAAATGTATCAAATAGCCCTTTTATAATGTAGATGCTTATGAAACAATATTATGGGTAGAAAAATATATCAAATGTTGCTTTAACAATGTAGACTGTAGTTGCTCCATTCTTTCATGTCCTCAGACCCCAGGTTCAGCAGACAAGAGTTGCACAGGTTGGCTAAAAAGTCGATAAGTGGTGCCTGAACAGGACCTGAGTGAAAAGCTACTGGAACAAGGAACCCTGCAGGAGGAGGTAAGCAGGGATTAACATGAGGCTAAAAGTAGGGAAATCAGCACCATATATTGAGTCCATCAtcattttaaacatctttttttttttttttttaaagaaaaaagaatagtgCTGTGTCTCAAGTCCAGCTACAAGAATGTTGGGATTTTTAATAACAACACAATCCTTGGTTTCCTGAAAAGGGCACTCTAGATCCCAGAGTACTGGGGGCAAATTAAGGAAAATACAGTGAAAGTCTATAGACAAGGAGAGAATATTCCATTGTCATTCTAGGTAACTTGGTTATTGGCTTGTATTGTACACAAAGTAAATGGCGATGAGCCAAAGGATTTAGAAAAGGCTCTGACATTATTTACGTGAGTACAAGCTAGATAATGAGACAAacgattttttttattataaaataaaaaggttccAGTACAAGATCAGAAGGGACCAAAtagaacaatattaaaataaaaatgtcagctCCCATTGAGGATGAGTGCTCCTGGTTTTCTGCTGCCCCGCCTGAAATATTACATCCTCCTGTACCTGCAGGCTGTAATGATGATTGTAATACATGGGGGAAGAGAGTTGTGCTGCCATTCCCAAGAGGAGTGCCTTTGTTTCTGGGACTAAGAACACTTGGCGTAAGTTACCAAATTCTGGAAAAAAGACAGGGGAACTTTCTAAAATTAGACAAGATCTTGATAAGCCATATTGActttttttctcatctattaCAAGTGGTTAGTTGTCTTATGATTGATGGAAAGGCAGCAATTCTTATTGCTAAGCAATTGGCATGTGAGAATGCAAAGGTTGCATGCCAGACTGCCTCACAAAAGAAAGGAGGTGTTAGTGAGTACATCTGCCTCTGTGCTGATATTAAGCCTTTGCATGCTCAAGTCAACAGCACAACATGTCAAAGTTTGTtctactgctttaaaaaaaagctaAAGAGCTGTTTCCCCTGCTTTTTTTGTATGTTACATGAATGATACTTTGTTTtctatgaaaaattaataaaatgctaaaagatttgtttacaaaagtaaaaattagaataactctttaaatttgtgtttctcataaaaattaattttttttttgttaaatactTTGGATAACTTAACACTGCTTCTGCTGTTTAATGCCTCTGtaagacatttaaaaactaaCAACGTTCCTACATACATTGCCAAGCCTTTTCAGGAATTTTGCCAACAGTTTAATATAATCCATAGCACAGGCATTTCCATATAATCCCCAGGGTCAATCTTTTGTGGATAAAACTAATGGAcaaattaaattctattttaaaataaaggagcAGGTGTATGGTAGTATGACTGAGTACTCAcagtattttatattctattttatatacctcaattttttttttagttttttattggatattttatttatttacatttcaaatattattctctttccaggttttccctccagaaacaccctatcccatcccaccccctccccctgcttctatgagagtgctcccccacccacccacccatccactcctgcctcccaccctggcattcccctatactggagCATTGAGTCTTCAGAGGtctaagggcctctcctcccactgatgctggacaagggcatcctctgctacatatgcagctgaagccatgggtccctctatgtgtactctttggtttagtcctggggagctctggggtgtctggttggttgatattgttattcttcccttcaggtccttcagtcctttccctaacttctccattggggtccctgtgctcagttcaatggttggctgcgagcaacctcatctgtcaggctctggcagagtctctcaggaggtatatcaggctcctgtcagcaagcactttttggcatccacaacagtgtctaggtatggtgtttgtatatgggatggattcccagtctctggatggccttttcttcagtctctgttccacactttgctCCCGTAtatcctttagacaggagcaattctgggttaaaaatttggagatgagtagGTGGCCCCATCACTCAACTGGGGgtcttgcctaacctctggatatggtttctACGGGTTATCTCCCTCCACTTTGTTGGGAGTTGGGTCCTGGcaacctcttgctttcctggcatctgggactttctggtggctaacTGCATTTCCCCatctcccattgctacacacgtctgttcaatttcctgaccctctgtacatcacccccatctcctcccatacctcatcctgcccctttcccccttccccctcctctcttcctccaagtgcctcctactctctctacctcctgtgagtattttgttcctccttctaagaaggactgaatcattcacattttggtcttccttcttcttgagcttcatatggtctgtgagttgtatcatggttATTGCGaactttttgcctaatatccactaatcagtgaatacataccatgtgtgttcttttgtgactcggttacctcactcaggatgatattttccaagacttttaacatgaagggatattgaattttgtcaaatgctttttcagcatctaatgagatgatcatgtgttttttttttctttgagtttgtttatatagtggattacattgatggatttccttatattgaaccatccctacatccctgggatgaagcttacttgatcatgatagatgattgttttgatgcaTTTTTAGACTCGGTTTGTGaaagttttattgagtatttttgcatcaatatttataagagaaattggtttgaagttttctttctttgttgagtctttgtgtggtttaggtataagggCAACTGTGGTTTCATCGAATGAATTaggcaatgttctttctgtttctattttgtggaagagaTTGAAGAGTAatagttcttctttgaaggtctgataggattctgcactaaaaccatctggccctgggctttttttggttgggccacttttaatgactgcttctatttctttagtggttatgagactgtttagatagtttatctgatcctgatttaactttggtacctggtatctgtctaggaaattgaattttctcagtttttgttattatatctcctgattttgttaatttggatactgtctctgtgctctttggttagtctggctaagtgattattttgttgattttctcaaagaaccagctcctggttttgttgattctttgtatagttctctttgtttctactttgtggatttcagccttgagtttgattatttcctgccatctatttctcttgggtgtatttgcttcttttgttttctagagctttcagatgtgctgttaagctgctagtgtattatctttccagtttctttatggaggcactcagagctatgagttttcctcttagcactgctttcattgtgtcccataagtttgggtatgttgtgccttcattttcattaaattctaagaagtctttaatttctgtctgtatttcttccctgaccaagttatcactgagtagggagttgttcagcttccatgtgtatgtgggttttctgttgtttttgttgttatttaagaccagccttagacTGTGGtagtctgataggatgcataggattatttcaatcttcttgtatctgttgacgcctgttttgtgactgtttacatggtcagttttggagaaggtaccatgaggtgctgagaagaaggtatattcttttgttttaggatgaaatattctatagatatctgtcaaatccatttggctcataacttctgctattttcactgtgtctctgtttagtttctgtttccatgatctgtccattgatgagagtggggtgttggagtctcccactattattgtgtgaggtgcaatgtttgctttgagctttagtaaagtttcttttatgaatatttgtACCTTTGCATTTttagcatagatgttcagaattgagagttcatcttggtagatttttcctttgaagagtacaaagtgtccttccttatttttgataacttttcattgaaagttgattttattcgatattagaatggctactccagcttgtttcttgggactatttacttggaaaaattttttccagccttttactctgaggtagtatatgtctttgtcactaagttgcgttttctgtatgcagcaaaatgctggatcctatttatgtatcctgtctgttagtctatgtctttttactggggaattgagtccattgatgttaagaaatattaagaaccagtgattgttgcttcctgttatttttgttgttagaggtcaaactgtgtttgtgtatgtatcttctttttggtttcttgcttcttctagggtgtagtttccctctttgtgttggagttttccatcaattattctttgtagggctggatttgtggaaagatattgtgtaaatttggctttgtcatggaacatctttgttttctctatgttgagagtttttctgggtatagcagtctgggcttgcatttgtgttctcttagtgtctttatgacatttgtccaggatCTCTTAgttttcatagtctctgttgagtactctggtgtaattttgataggtctgcctttatatgttacttgacctttttcccttactgtttttagtattcGTTTTTTgggtgcattttgtgttttgattattatgtgatggaaagaatgtcttttctggtccaatctatttggagttctgtaggcttcttgtatgtttatgggcatctctgtaggttagagaagttttcttctataattttgttgaagatatttactggccctttaagttgggaattttcactctcatctatacctattatccttaggtttttgtcttctcactgtgtcctggatttcctggatgttttgggttaggagctttttgcattttgcattttctttgattgttgtgtcaatgttttctatgttatcttctgcccctgagattctctcttctatctcttatattctgttggtgatccttgcatctatgactcctgatctcttttctaggttttctatctccagtgttgtCTTCctatgtgatttctttattgtttctattttcatttttagatactggatgattttgttcaattcctttatctgtttggttgtattttcctgcatttaagagatttatgtgttttctctttaagggcctttacctgtttacctgtgttctcctgtatttctttaagggagttatttatgttcttcctgaagttctctatcatcttcatgagatgtgatttaaaatcagaatcttgcttttccggtgtgTTGTGGTATTTAGGACTTGCAGTcataggagaactgggttctgatgatgccaagtatccttgttttctgttgcttacgttcttacACTTGCCTCTCGCCATCTGTTTATCTCTGCTGTTAGCTAGTCTTGCTGTTTCTGACTGTagcttgtccctcctgtgagcctgtgagcctgtgagcctgtgagcctgtgagcctgtgagcctgtgagcctgtgagcctgtgagcctgtgagcctgtgagcctgtgagcctgtgagcctgtgagcctgtgagcctgtgagcctgtgagcctgtgagcctgtgagcctgtgagcctgtgagcctgtgagcctgtgagcctgtgagcctgtgagcctgtgagcctgtgagcctgtgagcctgtgagcctgtgatcttagGTATGGCAGTACTCCTGGGAGATCAGCTCTCTCTGGGCAGGTTTTGGGTAAGGAGTGCTGTGGCAAAGGGTTAGCTCTGGGTGCAGATAAAAAGAGGAAGgcatagttattattattttttaaaattttatcaagaATGGCCCTATTACTGCAGAACATTTTGGCACATGTAAGTAAGCCCCCAGTAAGTCAGGGCTATGGTTCTATGGAGAGATGTTACAGTCTGGCCACTTGAATAGCCCTGCTCCATTAATTCACTGGAGAATAGgctgttttttgtcttttgttttcaggGTGCTGAAAAGCTGGTGTGGATACCTGAAAGACCCACTTCACCTGTAGACTAAGAGATTCCAAAGATAGACTAAGAGATTCCAAAGCATCTGCAGAGGCTaaacctgaaagaaagaaagaacatggagCAACAGAGACATCAAACCCAAAGGACAGAgcctccctaccaaaaaaagacTTAGATAAGGAATCAGTGACTGAGGGAAAAGATTGAAGAAGTCTTGGGGGGAGGGTGTGGCTGCAGAACTGCTGTTGCTATGCTGTCATTGTGGAACAGATCTGTTACTGCTGAGAAACACTGGGCTTATATACTTGATTGTCCTGTGCTTTACTTTGTtaactcggaagagaacaacattCCTGTTTATGTCAATGACTCTGAGATCTTGGGTACCCCTATTGCTAACCATAGTTCCCTAAGCAAGGATGCTCACATAACAATATAAGCATGAATGGTCAAACTGTAAAACatgataaaatattaactatTCAACATTCAGAGTTAGATAAATTACCCTCTCCAAAGCTCTTATTTCCACCTTACTGCAGAGTTTGCTGTTATGGGTATTCCCACACAGTTAAAAAAACATAATGGTCCTGCCTTTACTAgtagaaattttaagaaattctGTTATGAATGGCAAATTCAACCTAACACTAAAATACCTAATAACCCACCAGGTGAAACATTTGTAGAATGTATACATTCTACCCCTTAAGAAACAaccttaaaagaataaaaagtgtgGAACTACTCGCCAAGATACTCttgctattttatttactttaaagttttaaatttaccATAATGCCAGAACATATTATTTGAACTTCCAGAATTTTCAGGATGCCTGAGCCCTACATGTGGCCATTGTCCTGTCCCATTTAAGATAAAGAAATAGACCACCAGCTACCAGGATGAAAAATTTCAGACATTTTCTAAGCAGTTGCCTGGAATTTCAGGACCAGGAAAAGCAGAAGGGACTGCTGATGCTGTACAAAGCGTGGATCCTTAGTCATGGTGACAAAACATCCTGTGCACAATCTTGCATCTAGTGTTGTACTTATATCTTTTTGTGCTTCTCTTAGGGTATTGATGGCTCCAAACAAAAATCAATgccctaaaatttaaaaaataaaaaagagggataTGTTGGAACTCCGtccaaagaacaatgcatggcggACAGTTTCCTGGGTAGAGGTGAGAAaggctccagaaaaaaaaaaaagggggcacAGGGCTTCTTTACCTCAGTCATTTTGTCTCCTGGGTTGTTCTGACATAACTTTGTGCTGACAAATATTTACCGTCAATTAACAAGACACGTTTATTCTTGTTGGATGTCAGAACATAGCTATAGAACCCAATCTGGTCAGTGTACCCTGAACCTGGATATAGCCGTCTGCCTTGCTTTCATGCCTTCCCAAATATAATCTATAGCACAAGCCAGGCAATTGCATTTAAATTGGTCTCCCCTAAGAAAGTTCTTGGAAAGGGTTGCTCTGCTAATATTTAGTGTGTGCTTACTGATGTTTATTTACGTGTTTTCCTGAACTCAACCTTCCTAGGTTTTTACTTGTATTTAAGAGTACACTGAAACAAAAGTAAAGTTGTCTATAGCATCTGGCTGTAGTCCACTCCATTCTTTCAGACCCTCAGATTCCAGTCCAGTAGACAAAATCTGCACAGATTGGCTATATAGTCAACAAATGTAGCATATTATTATGAAAGAACATTGCAGGTAATAAACTAAgggttttaaaaaacacattgcTATTGTCCTTTTCTAGGTAGATGTGGGAATGGTTTCCTAGTGAACAAGGATCGTGTACTCTCTCTGGCACATTCCTTGGATCAAAATCTATGAGATGTAAGGAATACATATAGTAGTTACTATCAGAGATGAAGTTACTCACAAGCAAGGAGGCCCAAAGTGAGTATCCTGACGTTCCTATGAGAGGAGGATAATTACTTCCCAGTCCAAATACAATAGTTTGAGAAAAGAACAGGTATGTCCAGAAGTATCCCAGGCTCTGTACAATCAGGCCTGTCATTAGTTGTATGGTCTGAAAGGAAAAGACACCATTTTTTGTTGCAGTTCCAGATAACTCTTAAGAAGAAACACACTTCAACGCTGGAATGAAGAAGAAAGGTGATGATCTACTACAGTAGTGACAGCTTACAGAACTTTAGAATGGGGGTATTGGCTGGGATATAATGCTTGGTATAGTACTAGGTCATTGTGTTATGCTTTATCAAGCATAATCAAGGCAAATCTGTCACTACAGAGATGTCCCAAGTTCTACCTTTTCTTAGAACTTTCCCACTGACATTCCTAACTCCTGGCAATGACTCATCTGTTTCTCATACTTGCACCATTTCCAGAGTGTTTGACAAAGGACATGGTTTCAAATATACACTCTGAGGCTGGCCTTTTCAGGGTAACAGCATGGAGACTCAACAAGCTGTAGTATCTTTGTGTGGCTTATTCCTCTTTTTATAGGAGTATATGGTACATGTAATTCTAGCTGGCTCAAATACGAACCTGATTGGCATTCGGAAATTGAGACTATGAATAAGCAATTATaaattgctatgtagactagTTTTCAGTTCTCCAGgagcaggtttttttgtttttttttttgtctaatagttggatttttttaaattaaagaggtAGCTAAAATACAATTCACAATAtcagtaccttttttttttttttttttttaaatattctcacCATCATTGTTAAGGGAGGATCAGAGTATCTGCATCATTGCCAGCATTTGGCTCTGCCACTGTTGGTTTTTAGTACACCCAGAGTGTTAGCTCACAATCCCATCCTCAGTCTCCAGTGACAAAGGCTAATGATGTCAGATATCTTTCTATATGCTTGTTTGCCTTCTATCTTATTCAATgaaatctttccttcttccttcctttctctctctctctctctctctctctctctctctctctttctttctttctttttttttttgatgactttGGAAACAAGGAGAAATGACTTTAAATCATCTATTATGGCAAATCTTATTTGGTCTTGGCAGTATGGTCATATTTATACTTGTCTTGTTAGTTTTGTTAACCTGACACAACCTGGAATCATCTGGGGAGAGAGCCTCAAGGGGgactgtgtagatcaggttgacTTGTGAGCATGTCTATTTTGATTCTATTAGTTGAGGTGGACAGCACTCATCCCGATATAGAAGAGTTGGACATGCATGCATTTATTGTCTTGCTGCTCTTCACTGGGGATGTAATTAGTCATCTCAAGTTCCTGCCTTAGCTGTGACCTGGAGTTGCTAGCTGAACAAACCCCATCTCCCttgaagttattattattattttttttttacaggacaTTTTATAACAGCACAGAGATGAAGCTAGGTCAAGCCTCTTTCAGTTCTGGTAAGTGGGAAGCATTGCCTGCTCAACTCCATGGGAAGAGTCACCTGCCCTGGGACTTTTGTTCCTTGGCATCATGCTACAACTTGTTTCTGCCTGCTCTGAATCACTGTTGTTCATTCTGCCTTAGTTTTTATCCTGGCACTGTTTTTAATGGGAGAGCAATAGCTTCTTAGACATTCATCTAATTTCTCAAATCTAATCATCTAATTCTCAAAAGGTTGGGAGTCTATTAAGGCTCATTGTTTGTATTTATACTTGGTttctatttgttaaaaaaaaaaatctgctgacTAAATCATGGTGGTTCATACCCACAGTGGTCCTTGGTGTACTGAGGAAGCAGGATTCGTAGTTTGAGGCCCACCCCCCAGGCTACATAGACCCCTTCTCAAAAACACAGACAATTTCTATTCCCCAAATCAGTTGGCTGTATCTGTGGAGTCTAGTTCTGGACTGTGTGTTCTTctctatttgtttgtgtttttcttatttaaacaATATCACTGACTGTAGGCAGACAGTGTCTTAAAAATCAACTTGTGTGCTTTGTCCCACTTTGATACAGCTGTTTTTGCTCCTTCTCCTTTCCACATAATCTTTGGTGATTATAGCTATGTACAAGATATTGCTAAGATTTTAATGGGAATTTTGTCAAACCCATATGCTAATGTAGGGAGTACtaacatttttactatgttgagCTTTACAATCTATAAACATGACTTTTTATTGATGTAACCTAATTtgaatttttcattattatttagtcattttctAACTACAAGTCTTATATATAGTTTCTtcaatatatgtaattttttttctttagagattgACATCTTCATGTTCCttattattttatagaaacaTAATTCATCTTGAATCTTGTGACTTTGCTTAACTTACTTATTTCTAggcaccctgtgtgtgtgtatgtgtgtgtatgtgtgctgatTGTTAGAATTTTTCCCACCTAATTTTTAATCTCTTGTGTTTAACTCTTAATCTGGCTCTATCATTCAGCTGAGTGAGTGGATGATGCAAAATCATACACCCTAAGGGTGTGGTGGATGGGATTGCTGGGGCAAACTGTAGTGTGTCTGTGATAGGAGCCAACCATTGCTCATAGAGTTCCGGAGTCCACAGATTCTTCTGGATGTATTGACAATTTGCTCACCTCTTTTAGGACATGTCATCATCTTAGAGTTGAAAACATTAATAGATGGTAAGAAAGAGACTATTTCCCTGCCCCCCATTTCTAGgctttgtatatattttgatgCCATGTCACCGGTACAAGCCACTGTAATCGATTTACCTCCATTTGAGGAGTTGATAGTGGAAACAGAGGTGGTTCACATCTCCTACCTCATGTGTTAAGGAGTGGCAACCCTCTCACTGTGGACTTGAATAGCATTTTGTTCTTACCCCCAACACTCTCAGTTCCTTTTTTATCCATAGCCGATTCTGTGGCATATTCATCAAGATATAACACAGGGATGTGAGGGTAAGTTCCTTTCCTGTGAAAAATgggcaaaaaaaaatcaacataaatGAAATCATTTAGTGTTCATTGTTATTCTCTTGAGTAAGATTCCTAAGCCTCAGGGGGATCTTACTCTACAGTTCTTTGTTAAAACGATACTTGATTGCCCCCGACAGGTTCTTTTGCACCAGAAACTAGAAGTATCCTGACAAAACTAATGTTTACCTCTCAAAAAGTTTTGCTCATGGATCAGACTTAAGTTAGGCTATGCTAAGTACTAAGTGATAACTGCTCTAATCACATCAATTCCTTGAGCACCTGCTCATATGCCCATATTGCTGCATTAGGAAATTTAGACCCTTGGTAGATTTGATTCAGCCTGGTATCCATCATCAGTGTTGTCTAAGTTCAAGTCTGTTTGGGGGGTGCCTGACTAGAAGGATCTGTATCACATGCTTACATTAGAAGCAGAGGAGGCTGGATAATAGAATACATAGAATACAAGAAGCATAGGCAGGCTTCTTAAGTTAGTGATCAAGATAACTAGAGGGGATGTTGAGAAGGCAAGACAAGGATAACTCATCATTTCTAGCATTGACAGGAAGGGTGATGGTTCCTATTTTGTATGAGTCTAACTCCCCTCAGCTTTTATATTTAATGTCACGAACTGTTCTTTATTCTAGCTGGTCTGGACAAAGGTGGATAGCCAAACCATTTGGCAGAGCTGCAGAAAATGTAAAAGCTAGAAGCTATGACATTATTAGGTGCTATCTGTTCTACAGTACAGAACCATAGTGCATGAAACTTTGTGTGTGggaagaagggcacccagaggaAATCAGAGACAAAGAACAGACTCTATCACCTTGTGACCACTTTCAATTTctaagttccattttttttttttttttggaagcctGGCTGCCTATACACTATGTAAAtactcatatatattttattatatatattcattttactaAAACAAATAAGagataatttatgttttttttttcagtcaaaggTTAGTACATTTGTTTTGAGTGGCTTTCTAGTTAGATTTGGCTTGGACAATCTCCACTTCCATCTCCCACAAACAGCCCCCAAGCCCCGCCTAGCCTCTAGTGTCTCACTAGTCGTTTCCATTTCCCTTCAATCACTATTTGTAGTTGTATTTAAAATTCAGGATATTGTCTTTAGATCTTTCAAAACaaacttttccttttcctcagatAAGCTAAGAACTTTGAAGGTTTCAGTTGCCATGATAATGGTCCATTGGTATTTGACAAGGAgaaaatacacaaaggcacagaGAAAAGCATTTTAGAAGATTATTGAATTAAAAATTGCCCATTATGAGAGTTAAAAACTTACCCGTTATGAGGtaacttaaaaaaatgtaataaactcCTTCAAAGGCTCTTCTCAGTGACAAGAATCACCTGTAGGGTTGTACTGGGGAGATAAAAGAAGCATAGGATACAACCGAAGCTCCCAGGAAGTAGTGTCCAATGCTTGTCCTTAATGTGCTCTGTTCAAGGGTCATGGATCCATACTCTGTTTAGACCCTGAGGTTAGAATAGGGCAATCCTGAAGGGGTTGCTTTTAGGTCCAGATCTTCCTGCCCTGGTATTCCTGCAGGCAAGCAGCTGCCACCTCCATGTGTCCCTCATTACCTCTTGCGGATCCAACGCAGCTGCGGTTGTACCTCAGAGCAACCGTGGTGAAGGGCGCCACGTGAGGAGGGCCACGCAGAAGCTAGTTCCACAGGCCCTTGGAGGTTCCATCCAGCCTTCCTGTCCGCGAGATGCAGATGCGGTTAGGGTATGGAGCCAGCAGGAGGCGCTCTAGTACGGACACCTTTTACTGACTAGTGCTGGGCACACTATAGCTATTAATCTGTAGAGTCCCTGAGCCCAACTATGGCTGATTCCCTGCTCCATAGATTTCCCCACCGAGCAAATT from Arvicanthis niloticus isolate mArvNil1 chromosome 1, mArvNil1.pat.X, whole genome shotgun sequence carries:
- the LOC117713362 gene encoding membrane-spanning 4-domains subfamily A member 12-like, whose protein sequence is MNMPQNRLWIKKELRVLGTIQLMTGLIVQSLGYFWTYLFFSQTIVFGLGSNYPPLIGTSGYSLWASLLFSLSGSLSIILQKNPSNHMLIWTMTMNILSFFATLIGVFLTTIELIVTSSLESSLWQYKSGRMLTEYMFLFIVLEMFMTSIVTEWTYRARQTD